GGCTGCACCGCCCTGGGGGCCGCTCAGCACCAGCTTTTCGAAGTAACTGGCCAGGAAGGAGACGGGCTCCTCGGGCCGCGCCTCCAGCACCTTCAGCAGCGCCTCCCGCACCATGGACGTCACCCCAGATTGGAGCAGGAACTCGGCCTCGCTCTCCGGCTCCCGGGCTCCGGCTCCCGCCCGAACCGGCTCCACGAGCCCGCTCCCAGTCGCCGGGGCCGGAGCGGAGCGCCGCTTCTCGCAGGACGCCATCTTGATTGTGGGCAGTGAGGCCACCTTGCCGCCATCTTGACTGAGGGCTTCCAATAACTTGGTAAGGAACCGCCTGTCCGCCATATTACTCGCTGTCATCCAATCACTGGGTGAAGAAGACCGTTGGTCGCCATCTTGCACCTAGGCAGCCAATCAACCGGCAAGGGAAGCTGGTGGCCGCCATCTTGCTCCAGTCTAAGCCAATCAGAGAAAGCATTGGGGGCTGCCATTTTGACTGTGGGCAAGGAAGCGTGGTCGCCTCCATCTTAGTCCTGGTATCTTCAGTCCCTATGTCCCTGGGACTGCGGTGAACCTTGGCCCCTAGTGTCTACATCCGGCCACATCCCGGAAGCACCTCGGCTACCATAGTTAATGTGGGCAAATGCCCCACGCCTAGCAACCGGTAGCTAAGGACGCTGACCTCTGACCTGGGTTTCTATATCCGGTGCCCTTTGACCTCTTCCCTCACTAAGGAAGTGGGGTGCGGGTGGGGGCGTGCCGAGGAGCGTAGCTGAGCTCTAGGTAGAGGGAGGAGCTTTTAGTGCCCTTCCTGCTCCAGGCCTGGCGGCTGCAGGTAACGCGGgtcctgtggggggaggggaccccCGTGCTCTGGGCGGGGGCAGGAGGTTCTGCTCCCCCCCCCGTTTGGGGAGTGTGTGCAACAGGCCTGGTTCAACCCCCTTCGGCGGCGGCTGGGGGCGCGTGAGGGAGGGGCGGGctactccctcctgcccctgccatgTGGCCCCCCAGCAGCCCTTCCGCCAGGTGCGCCGTGTcccgggccctgcacccccacttcctgccgGTCCCCCGAGGCCCAGCCAGCCGGTGGCACAGGAGGTTCATTAGACGCCAGGAACACGGTCAAAGCAGAGCTTGTAGGTGCAGAGAACAGGATCCTCCCGCAATACATCCCCGGGGTGGGGCGCCCAGATCCCCGTGCCCGGCCTCCCTCCGCTTCTCCAAACTGagactctccagcccctccccggcctttgtctctttcccgggccaggaggccacctggtCTCTTTGTTCTCCAGAGCCTTTAATCAGCcccttgcagaggaggggccaaaGCCATCGGGAgacagggtgtcggccattctctgtgcagacagcatcacacctGCCTAGGGCTCTGCAACCATTATCCCGCCACCTAGATACTTATGAAacgcataggggaaactgaggcacccacacagtattcagaaaaaACATTAAGCACATTCCCATTTCATCACAGGCTGTGCCTAGTGGGTAGAGCAAGTGATGggagcaggagtcctgggttGTTGTTCTAGCTCTGTCACTGTCTGACTGACATTTGTCTTCCTCTCTTGCCCCATGTGTATAATGGGGCAATCTGACCTATCTAACTGGTGTCATGAGAGGGAAGGTGTACTAGAGAAAGGGCAGTGTGTGGTTAATaatatttcctcctcctccctgtttTCTGCATCCTCTTTCCCAGCTATTCCTTTTTTAATCCCACCCTCCCCTTCTTTCATGATGTCTCCTGCCTTTGGACCAACTCACTACTCCTGTGCCCTCCTTCAGAGCTGCTTCTGTCTTTAAATCTCTAGCACTGATCTCTGCAGTTTCTAACAGCCCGAAATGAGGCCCCATAGTCGCCTGTGTTAGACTGGAAGGTGCTCAAGGTGGGAACCTTGCCTTCTTTCATGCTTTGTAAAGTGCAGAGCAAGCACATACAGTGTTCTATTAAATCCTTGCTTTGCCAGGTGTGATTGCCAACCTCATGGAAGCAGGGAAAAGCCCTCGAAAGTCCCCAGTCAGGAGAAAGCGGAAGCGATCGCAGCGGCTCCTCAGCCGTGCTGCTGTTCCCCTGGAGTTCTACCGCTGTGACATCTGCAAGAAGGACATCAAGCACCTCTCCAACTTCCAGGAGCACCAACGCATCCACACAGGCGAGCGGCCCTACCACTGTGAGACCTGCCAGAAGAACTTCGTCCGCTGCGCTGACCTCATTAAGCACCGCCTGGTCCACTCGGACAGTCGGCCCCACTGCTGCGATGCCTGTGGCAAGCACTTCAAGCTGGCTGGGGACCTGGCCAAGCACAGCAAGGTCCATTCGGACGAGGCGCCCTTCAAGTGCGACGTGTGCTCCAAGCGCTTCAAGCGGACGTCCTGTCTCATCAAGCATCTCCGCATCCACACCGAGGAGAAGCCTTTCAAGTGCTCCCAGTGCAGCAAGAGGTTCAAATGGGAAGCCTCGGTCAAGGAGCATCAGCGCATCCACACAGGCGAGAAGCCTTTCAAGTGCGAGCACTGTCCCAAGAGCTTCACCCACTTCTCCACCTTCCTGCAGC
The sequence above is a segment of the Gopherus evgoodei ecotype Sinaloan lineage chromosome 22, rGopEvg1_v1.p, whole genome shotgun sequence genome. Coding sequences within it:
- the LOC115638505 gene encoding zinc finger protein 79-like is translated as MEAGKSPRKSPVRRKRKRSQRLLSRAAVPLEFYRCDICKKDIKHLSNFQEHQRIHTGERPYHCETCQKNFVRCADLIKHRLVHSDSRPHCCDACGKHFKLAGDLAKHSKVHSDEAPFKCDVCSKRFKRTSCLIKHLRIHTEEKPFKCSQCSKRFKWEASVKEHQRIHTGEKPFKCEHCPKSFTHFSTFLQHKRTHQNKKQFSCKCCSKSFNHKSNLLKHQRTVHG